Proteins from a single region of Bombus vancouverensis nearcticus chromosome 5, iyBomVanc1_principal, whole genome shotgun sequence:
- the IntS6 gene encoding integrator complex subunit 6 isoform X2 — translation MTIIVFLIDTSASMNQRAYLGGRPTLLDVAKSAVETFVKAGWKENLATFMNELKNLQCIGLTTLGAALKHALDVLNINRMQTGIDTYGQGRCPFYLEPSVIVVITDGGKYTTNSGVNQDFTLPMHSPIPGSELTKEPFRWDQRLFSLVLRLSGTPAVERDTGLVASDSSPIDAMCEVTGGRSYCITSFRMMMQCIDSLVQKVQSGVVINFEKIGPDPPSLNNETQHADDDENEDENNTTNGARTYLPNPTVPGNTAWHSCRRLIYVPRSAQKGFAVGFWPIPESFWPDLSASSLPARSAHPNVKFTCTSQEPMVIENLPFDKYELEPSPLTQYILARKQPTICWQVFVANSYKSSEVGHPFGYLKASTNLTCVNLFVMPYNYPVLLPLLEELFKVHRLKPTNEWRTQFQNYMRTMPTYYAASLRRALTRMGAPTPLAQTLIPDNMDNSLSYSVLNYLKRLKNQAKIEFDRLCNEVLSKQLATANMTKNLVNGSTTVTEGVRVIPRTPLKKDLVSHPLLQDKFTGLRDQLNEFGGFVVGLIRNQQRGAHSYRNAFDVPRKSLLDQVVRMRANFLQPGLLHTKLLDDDYVHSMPLAQMGNYQEYLKRMTPPLREIESAPVRQHMFGNPFKIDKRMMVDEADIDMVGATSSTSKGGLKRSLPASDGGGSPASKPPPNKRKPGPIPKDVVVRRPSYTPTNTPPSSPVPWVDDTKNQVTPTADSNQVSSNITNSTPSVSNAPCINSPEKLVNGLAEMPTIPVFEPIPVEHTNNHMDVPPTLTPVVNNVDTPKSEVKTEKTENVKNECNNLPLNDCVENSVRVENSVDERLSNHIEEKRESKVEKDKVLTKKELEDIRRHNLSVRELVYKEVRRRGTNYETLFSHLHQIQGTLDIRLAFLRDIVKESLRFKRRNLASLLEDHLKNLQEDNWTVNHKVNHNGATKIS, via the exons ATGACCATAATAGTCTTTTTGATCGACACGTCGGCCTCCATGAATCAGAGGGCATATTTGGGCGGGCGACCCACGCTTTTGGATGTAGCCAAGAGCGCCGTGGAGACTTTCGTGAAG GCTGGATGGAAGGAAAATTTAGCAACTTTTATGAACGAGCTTAAAAATTTACAATGCATTGGGCTAACAACACTAGGTGCTGCTTTGAAACATGCTTTAGATGTCTTGAACATAAATCGTATGCAAACTGGCATAGATACATATGGACAGGGAAGATGTCCCTTTTATTTGGAACCATCAGTAATTGTTGTGATTACAGATGGAGGAAAATATACGACTAATAGTGGAGTTAATCAAGAT TTTACACTACCAATGCACTCTCCTATACCGGGATCTGAACTAACCAAGGAGCCATTTAGATGGGATCAAAGATTATTTTCTTTGGTACTTCGTTTATCTGGAACTCCGGCTGTCGAAAGAGATACAGGTTTAGTGGCAAGTGATTCATCTCCTATAGATGCTATGTGTGAAGTTACTGGAG GTCGTTCATATTGTATAACATCTTTTAGAATGATGATGCAATGTATAGACTCTTTGGTACAGAAGGTTCAGTCTGGTGTGGtaataaatttcgaaaaaattggACCAGATCCTCCATCTTTAAATAACGAAACACAACATGCAGACGACGATGAAAATGAGGATGAAAATAATACAACGAATGGAGCACGGACGTATCTTCCTAATCCAACGGTACCAGGAAACACAGCATGGCATTCTTGTAGAAGACTGATTTATGTCCCAAGATCTGCTCAGAAAGGTTTCGCGGTTGGATTCTGGCCGATACCTGAAAGTTTCTGGCCTGATCTGAGTGCTAGTTCTTTGCCGGCTAGATCGGCACATCCGAATGTAAAATTTACTTGCACCAGTCAAGAACCTATGGTGATAGAAAATCTTCCATTTGATAAATATGAATTAGAACCAAGTCCATTGACGCAGTACATATTAGCCAGAAAACAACCGACAATATGTTGGCAAGTTTTTGTGGCGAATTCTTACAAATCAAGTGAAGTGGGTCATCCATTTGGATATTTAAAAGCAAGCACTAATTTAACGTGCGTAAATTTGTTTGTCATGCCTTACAACTATCCAGTACTTTTGCCTTTGTTGGAAGAACTGTTTAAAGTGCATAGATTAAAACCAACGAATGAATGGCGAACACAATTTCAAAATTACATGAGAACAATGCCCACTTATTATGCAGCA TCCCTCAGGAGAGCTTTAACTAGAATGGGTGCACCTACACCATTAGCTCAAACATTAATACCTGATAATATGGATAATTCGTTATCCTATAGTgtcttaaattatttaaaacgaTTAAAAAATCAAGCTAAAATTGAATTTGATAGACTATGTAATGAAGTTCTTTCCAAACAACTTGCTACTGCCAATATGACAAAAAATTTAGTGAATGGTAGTACAACAGTAACAGAAGGTGTGAGGGTTATTCCTAGAACTCCTTTAAAAAAAGATTTg GTATCACATCCATTATTACAAGATAAATTTACCGGATTGAGGGATCAATTAAATGAATTTGGTGGTTTTGTAGTCggattaattagaaatcaacAACGTGGTGCGCATAGTTATAGGAACGCATTCGACGTTCCACGAAAATCTTTGTTAGATCAAGTTGTTAGAATGCGAGCCAACTTCCTGCAACCTGGGTTGCTGCATACAAAATTACTTGATGATGATTACGTTCACTCAATGCCCCTAGCACAAATGGGAAATTATCAAGAATATTTGAAACGTATGACTCCACCATTGAGAGAAATAGAAAGTGCTCCAGTTAGACAACATATGTTTG GTAATCCATTCAAAATAGATAAAAGAATGATGGTCGACGAAGCGGATATTGATATGGTTGGTGCAACATCTTCAACTTCCAAGGGCGGTCTTAAACGTAGCTTGCCTGCATCGGATGGAGGAGGGTCGCCTGCTTCGAAACCACCGCCAAATAAACGAAAACCGGGTCCAATTCCTAAAGATGTAGTCGTACGGAGACCGTCGTATACGCCTACGAATACTCCACCGAGTTCGCCAGTACCATGGGTTGACGATACGAAAAATCAAGTGACCCCAACTGCCGACTCGAATCAAGTTTCATCAAATATAACAAATTCTACACCTAGTGTATCAAATGCGCCGTGTATTAATTCGCCGGAGAAATTAGTAAATGGCCTTGCAGAAATGCCAACAATACCAGTTTTCGAACCAATTCCAGTGGAACATACTAACAATCACATGGATGTTCCACCAACTTTAACACCGGTAGTTAATAATGTTGATACACCTAAGAGCGAAGTGAAAACCgagaaaacggaaaatgttaAGAATGAGTGTAACAATCTACCTCTTAATGATTGTGTTGAAAATAGTGTGAGAGTTGAAAATTCGGTTGATGAACGATTGTCTAATCATATCGAAGAAAAACGCGAGTCCAAAGTAGAAAAAGACAAAGTTTTGACGAAAAAAGAATTGGAAGATATTAGAAGACATAATTTGTCCGTTCGAGAACTTGTATATAAGGAAGTGCGAAGAAGAGGTACAA ATTATGAAACACTATTTTCACATTTACACCAAATTCAAGGGACTCTAGATATACGACTTGCAtttttgcgagatattgtgaaAGAATCATTACGATTTAAAAGACGTAATTTGGCATCATTACTAGAAGATCATTTGAAAAATCTACAAGAAGATAACTGGACTGTAAACCATAAGGTGAATCACAATGGTGCCACAAAAATAAGTTAA
- the IntS6 gene encoding integrator complex subunit 6 isoform X3, with the protein MLLTFEDPPQNIKAGWKENLATFMNELKNLQCIGLTTLGAALKHALDVLNINRMQTGIDTYGQGRCPFYLEPSVIVVITDGGKYTTNSGVNQDFTLPMHSPIPGSELTKEPFRWDQRLFSLVLRLSGTPAVERDTGLVASDSSPIDAMCEVTGGRSYCITSFRMMMQCIDSLVQKVQSGVVINFEKIGPDPPSLNNETQHADDDENEDENNTTNGARTYLPNPTVPGNTAWHSCRRLIYVPRSAQKGFAVGFWPIPESFWPDLSASSLPARSAHPNVKFTCTSQEPMVIENLPFDKYELEPSPLTQYILARKQPTICWQVFVANSYKSSEVGHPFGYLKASTNLTCVNLFVMPYNYPVLLPLLEELFKVHRLKPTNEWRTQFQNYMRTMPTYYAASLRRALTRMGAPTPLAQTLIPDNMDNSLSYSVLNYLKRLKNQAKIEFDRLCNEVLSKQLATANMTKNLVNGSTTVTEGVRVIPRTPLKKDLVSHPLLQDKFTGLRDQLNEFGGFVVGLIRNQQRGAHSYRNAFDVPRKSLLDQVVRMRANFLQPGLLHTKLLDDDYVHSMPLAQMGNYQEYLKRMTPPLREIESAPVRQHMFGNPFKIDKRMMVDEADIDMVGATSSTSKGGLKRSLPASDGGGSPASKPPPNKRKPGPIPKDVVVRRPSYTPTNTPPSSPVPWVDDTKNQVTPTADSNQVSSNITNSTPSVSNAPCINSPEKLVNGLAEMPTIPVFEPIPVEHTNNHMDVPPTLTPVVNNVDTPKSEVKTEKTENVKNECNNLPLNDCVENSVRVENSVDERLSNHIEEKRESKVEKDKVLTKKELEDIRRHNLSVRELVYKEVRRRGTNYETLFSHLHQIQGTLDIRLAFLRDIVKESLRFKRRNLASLLEDHLKNLQEDNWTVNHKVNHNGATKIS; encoded by the exons ATGCTCCTGACCTTCGAAGATCCGCCCCAGAATATCAAG GCTGGATGGAAGGAAAATTTAGCAACTTTTATGAACGAGCTTAAAAATTTACAATGCATTGGGCTAACAACACTAGGTGCTGCTTTGAAACATGCTTTAGATGTCTTGAACATAAATCGTATGCAAACTGGCATAGATACATATGGACAGGGAAGATGTCCCTTTTATTTGGAACCATCAGTAATTGTTGTGATTACAGATGGAGGAAAATATACGACTAATAGTGGAGTTAATCAAGAT TTTACACTACCAATGCACTCTCCTATACCGGGATCTGAACTAACCAAGGAGCCATTTAGATGGGATCAAAGATTATTTTCTTTGGTACTTCGTTTATCTGGAACTCCGGCTGTCGAAAGAGATACAGGTTTAGTGGCAAGTGATTCATCTCCTATAGATGCTATGTGTGAAGTTACTGGAG GTCGTTCATATTGTATAACATCTTTTAGAATGATGATGCAATGTATAGACTCTTTGGTACAGAAGGTTCAGTCTGGTGTGGtaataaatttcgaaaaaattggACCAGATCCTCCATCTTTAAATAACGAAACACAACATGCAGACGACGATGAAAATGAGGATGAAAATAATACAACGAATGGAGCACGGACGTATCTTCCTAATCCAACGGTACCAGGAAACACAGCATGGCATTCTTGTAGAAGACTGATTTATGTCCCAAGATCTGCTCAGAAAGGTTTCGCGGTTGGATTCTGGCCGATACCTGAAAGTTTCTGGCCTGATCTGAGTGCTAGTTCTTTGCCGGCTAGATCGGCACATCCGAATGTAAAATTTACTTGCACCAGTCAAGAACCTATGGTGATAGAAAATCTTCCATTTGATAAATATGAATTAGAACCAAGTCCATTGACGCAGTACATATTAGCCAGAAAACAACCGACAATATGTTGGCAAGTTTTTGTGGCGAATTCTTACAAATCAAGTGAAGTGGGTCATCCATTTGGATATTTAAAAGCAAGCACTAATTTAACGTGCGTAAATTTGTTTGTCATGCCTTACAACTATCCAGTACTTTTGCCTTTGTTGGAAGAACTGTTTAAAGTGCATAGATTAAAACCAACGAATGAATGGCGAACACAATTTCAAAATTACATGAGAACAATGCCCACTTATTATGCAGCA TCCCTCAGGAGAGCTTTAACTAGAATGGGTGCACCTACACCATTAGCTCAAACATTAATACCTGATAATATGGATAATTCGTTATCCTATAGTgtcttaaattatttaaaacgaTTAAAAAATCAAGCTAAAATTGAATTTGATAGACTATGTAATGAAGTTCTTTCCAAACAACTTGCTACTGCCAATATGACAAAAAATTTAGTGAATGGTAGTACAACAGTAACAGAAGGTGTGAGGGTTATTCCTAGAACTCCTTTAAAAAAAGATTTg GTATCACATCCATTATTACAAGATAAATTTACCGGATTGAGGGATCAATTAAATGAATTTGGTGGTTTTGTAGTCggattaattagaaatcaacAACGTGGTGCGCATAGTTATAGGAACGCATTCGACGTTCCACGAAAATCTTTGTTAGATCAAGTTGTTAGAATGCGAGCCAACTTCCTGCAACCTGGGTTGCTGCATACAAAATTACTTGATGATGATTACGTTCACTCAATGCCCCTAGCACAAATGGGAAATTATCAAGAATATTTGAAACGTATGACTCCACCATTGAGAGAAATAGAAAGTGCTCCAGTTAGACAACATATGTTTG GTAATCCATTCAAAATAGATAAAAGAATGATGGTCGACGAAGCGGATATTGATATGGTTGGTGCAACATCTTCAACTTCCAAGGGCGGTCTTAAACGTAGCTTGCCTGCATCGGATGGAGGAGGGTCGCCTGCTTCGAAACCACCGCCAAATAAACGAAAACCGGGTCCAATTCCTAAAGATGTAGTCGTACGGAGACCGTCGTATACGCCTACGAATACTCCACCGAGTTCGCCAGTACCATGGGTTGACGATACGAAAAATCAAGTGACCCCAACTGCCGACTCGAATCAAGTTTCATCAAATATAACAAATTCTACACCTAGTGTATCAAATGCGCCGTGTATTAATTCGCCGGAGAAATTAGTAAATGGCCTTGCAGAAATGCCAACAATACCAGTTTTCGAACCAATTCCAGTGGAACATACTAACAATCACATGGATGTTCCACCAACTTTAACACCGGTAGTTAATAATGTTGATACACCTAAGAGCGAAGTGAAAACCgagaaaacggaaaatgttaAGAATGAGTGTAACAATCTACCTCTTAATGATTGTGTTGAAAATAGTGTGAGAGTTGAAAATTCGGTTGATGAACGATTGTCTAATCATATCGAAGAAAAACGCGAGTCCAAAGTAGAAAAAGACAAAGTTTTGACGAAAAAAGAATTGGAAGATATTAGAAGACATAATTTGTCCGTTCGAGAACTTGTATATAAGGAAGTGCGAAGAAGAGGTACAA ATTATGAAACACTATTTTCACATTTACACCAAATTCAAGGGACTCTAGATATACGACTTGCAtttttgcgagatattgtgaaAGAATCATTACGATTTAAAAGACGTAATTTGGCATCATTACTAGAAGATCATTTGAAAAATCTACAAGAAGATAACTGGACTGTAAACCATAAGGTGAATCACAATGGTGCCACAAAAATAAGTTAA
- the IntS6 gene encoding integrator complex subunit 6 isoform X1: protein MTIIVFLIDTSASMNQRAYLGGRPTLLDVAKSAVETFVKVRQRSPESRGDRYMLLTFEDPPQNIKAGWKENLATFMNELKNLQCIGLTTLGAALKHALDVLNINRMQTGIDTYGQGRCPFYLEPSVIVVITDGGKYTTNSGVNQDFTLPMHSPIPGSELTKEPFRWDQRLFSLVLRLSGTPAVERDTGLVASDSSPIDAMCEVTGGRSYCITSFRMMMQCIDSLVQKVQSGVVINFEKIGPDPPSLNNETQHADDDENEDENNTTNGARTYLPNPTVPGNTAWHSCRRLIYVPRSAQKGFAVGFWPIPESFWPDLSASSLPARSAHPNVKFTCTSQEPMVIENLPFDKYELEPSPLTQYILARKQPTICWQVFVANSYKSSEVGHPFGYLKASTNLTCVNLFVMPYNYPVLLPLLEELFKVHRLKPTNEWRTQFQNYMRTMPTYYAASLRRALTRMGAPTPLAQTLIPDNMDNSLSYSVLNYLKRLKNQAKIEFDRLCNEVLSKQLATANMTKNLVNGSTTVTEGVRVIPRTPLKKDLVSHPLLQDKFTGLRDQLNEFGGFVVGLIRNQQRGAHSYRNAFDVPRKSLLDQVVRMRANFLQPGLLHTKLLDDDYVHSMPLAQMGNYQEYLKRMTPPLREIESAPVRQHMFGNPFKIDKRMMVDEADIDMVGATSSTSKGGLKRSLPASDGGGSPASKPPPNKRKPGPIPKDVVVRRPSYTPTNTPPSSPVPWVDDTKNQVTPTADSNQVSSNITNSTPSVSNAPCINSPEKLVNGLAEMPTIPVFEPIPVEHTNNHMDVPPTLTPVVNNVDTPKSEVKTEKTENVKNECNNLPLNDCVENSVRVENSVDERLSNHIEEKRESKVEKDKVLTKKELEDIRRHNLSVRELVYKEVRRRGTNYETLFSHLHQIQGTLDIRLAFLRDIVKESLRFKRRNLASLLEDHLKNLQEDNWTVNHKVNHNGATKIS, encoded by the exons ATGACCATAATAGTCTTTTTGATCGACACGTCGGCCTCCATGAATCAGAGGGCATATTTGGGCGGGCGACCCACGCTTTTGGATGTAGCCAAGAGCGCCGTGGAGACTTTCGTGAAG GTAAGACAAAGATCACCAGAGAGTCGTGGAGATCGTTACATGCTCCTGACCTTCGAAGATCCGCCCCAGAATATCAAG GCTGGATGGAAGGAAAATTTAGCAACTTTTATGAACGAGCTTAAAAATTTACAATGCATTGGGCTAACAACACTAGGTGCTGCTTTGAAACATGCTTTAGATGTCTTGAACATAAATCGTATGCAAACTGGCATAGATACATATGGACAGGGAAGATGTCCCTTTTATTTGGAACCATCAGTAATTGTTGTGATTACAGATGGAGGAAAATATACGACTAATAGTGGAGTTAATCAAGAT TTTACACTACCAATGCACTCTCCTATACCGGGATCTGAACTAACCAAGGAGCCATTTAGATGGGATCAAAGATTATTTTCTTTGGTACTTCGTTTATCTGGAACTCCGGCTGTCGAAAGAGATACAGGTTTAGTGGCAAGTGATTCATCTCCTATAGATGCTATGTGTGAAGTTACTGGAG GTCGTTCATATTGTATAACATCTTTTAGAATGATGATGCAATGTATAGACTCTTTGGTACAGAAGGTTCAGTCTGGTGTGGtaataaatttcgaaaaaattggACCAGATCCTCCATCTTTAAATAACGAAACACAACATGCAGACGACGATGAAAATGAGGATGAAAATAATACAACGAATGGAGCACGGACGTATCTTCCTAATCCAACGGTACCAGGAAACACAGCATGGCATTCTTGTAGAAGACTGATTTATGTCCCAAGATCTGCTCAGAAAGGTTTCGCGGTTGGATTCTGGCCGATACCTGAAAGTTTCTGGCCTGATCTGAGTGCTAGTTCTTTGCCGGCTAGATCGGCACATCCGAATGTAAAATTTACTTGCACCAGTCAAGAACCTATGGTGATAGAAAATCTTCCATTTGATAAATATGAATTAGAACCAAGTCCATTGACGCAGTACATATTAGCCAGAAAACAACCGACAATATGTTGGCAAGTTTTTGTGGCGAATTCTTACAAATCAAGTGAAGTGGGTCATCCATTTGGATATTTAAAAGCAAGCACTAATTTAACGTGCGTAAATTTGTTTGTCATGCCTTACAACTATCCAGTACTTTTGCCTTTGTTGGAAGAACTGTTTAAAGTGCATAGATTAAAACCAACGAATGAATGGCGAACACAATTTCAAAATTACATGAGAACAATGCCCACTTATTATGCAGCA TCCCTCAGGAGAGCTTTAACTAGAATGGGTGCACCTACACCATTAGCTCAAACATTAATACCTGATAATATGGATAATTCGTTATCCTATAGTgtcttaaattatttaaaacgaTTAAAAAATCAAGCTAAAATTGAATTTGATAGACTATGTAATGAAGTTCTTTCCAAACAACTTGCTACTGCCAATATGACAAAAAATTTAGTGAATGGTAGTACAACAGTAACAGAAGGTGTGAGGGTTATTCCTAGAACTCCTTTAAAAAAAGATTTg GTATCACATCCATTATTACAAGATAAATTTACCGGATTGAGGGATCAATTAAATGAATTTGGTGGTTTTGTAGTCggattaattagaaatcaacAACGTGGTGCGCATAGTTATAGGAACGCATTCGACGTTCCACGAAAATCTTTGTTAGATCAAGTTGTTAGAATGCGAGCCAACTTCCTGCAACCTGGGTTGCTGCATACAAAATTACTTGATGATGATTACGTTCACTCAATGCCCCTAGCACAAATGGGAAATTATCAAGAATATTTGAAACGTATGACTCCACCATTGAGAGAAATAGAAAGTGCTCCAGTTAGACAACATATGTTTG GTAATCCATTCAAAATAGATAAAAGAATGATGGTCGACGAAGCGGATATTGATATGGTTGGTGCAACATCTTCAACTTCCAAGGGCGGTCTTAAACGTAGCTTGCCTGCATCGGATGGAGGAGGGTCGCCTGCTTCGAAACCACCGCCAAATAAACGAAAACCGGGTCCAATTCCTAAAGATGTAGTCGTACGGAGACCGTCGTATACGCCTACGAATACTCCACCGAGTTCGCCAGTACCATGGGTTGACGATACGAAAAATCAAGTGACCCCAACTGCCGACTCGAATCAAGTTTCATCAAATATAACAAATTCTACACCTAGTGTATCAAATGCGCCGTGTATTAATTCGCCGGAGAAATTAGTAAATGGCCTTGCAGAAATGCCAACAATACCAGTTTTCGAACCAATTCCAGTGGAACATACTAACAATCACATGGATGTTCCACCAACTTTAACACCGGTAGTTAATAATGTTGATACACCTAAGAGCGAAGTGAAAACCgagaaaacggaaaatgttaAGAATGAGTGTAACAATCTACCTCTTAATGATTGTGTTGAAAATAGTGTGAGAGTTGAAAATTCGGTTGATGAACGATTGTCTAATCATATCGAAGAAAAACGCGAGTCCAAAGTAGAAAAAGACAAAGTTTTGACGAAAAAAGAATTGGAAGATATTAGAAGACATAATTTGTCCGTTCGAGAACTTGTATATAAGGAAGTGCGAAGAAGAGGTACAA ATTATGAAACACTATTTTCACATTTACACCAAATTCAAGGGACTCTAGATATACGACTTGCAtttttgcgagatattgtgaaAGAATCATTACGATTTAAAAGACGTAATTTGGCATCATTACTAGAAGATCATTTGAAAAATCTACAAGAAGATAACTGGACTGTAAACCATAAGGTGAATCACAATGGTGCCACAAAAATAAGTTAA